CCCCTGAGTTTTTGCGAACAGGTATATTCATGCAACCCATGCTGCTCTGCTGCATTATTTATCACTGAAATCTGCTTGAGTTCTCTGCAAATGTGGGAATGCTTTATATGTGTCATTCAGCTGTGTTGTAGAAGTCCAAGAAACTAAATTTGCAAGTACTATTTTATTCCCGGTGTTCAACTATCTGTTTTTATCATATAACGCACCTGGAAAAGCATGTCTTTATGTGATGGTTAAGTGAGAGGGTCTCTCAGCCAATATTAGATggtttttaaatgtatttgaTTTCTCGTTCAGTAGTCTTTCTTCTATTTCATTGCAGTTGCTTTTGTGAATAAAACAGGCCAAGTTTGTTAAATTACCACAAGTTTGGTAATAATGAGTCAATGacacaattctttttttctttttcatattttcaggTAGGGTCATTCCAGAGAGCGTGATATACAGTTATGGAACTGTTCTTCTGGACCTTCTGAGCGGAAAGCACATCCCGCCTAGTCATGTATAGTGCATTTCTACTActcattttgtttgttagcTTATAAGCATTTTAGCATCTGGACTCATCTTTGCAATTACTCCCAGAATATTGGTGAACATTAGAGTTGGCAATGCGGAGGGTCTCAGGTGGATTGGAGACACCCTGCTTCATTTTGAGAAAACCCGGTTCCGGACCTGCCTCGGATAAAAACCTGCTCCACCTCCCCCTCAAAACCCGCCCCGCCCCTCCctgattaattgtttaaaattattttgttaaaattctagagtgataaatattttcttaaatcaaaTTACATGACATTAATCATATGTACCATAAAAAAGTTAGGAGTGTTTATACTTGCTGATGAATTAattcatgtgattttttttgtaattctggttttaaatctaattatcataattactaaatatttattacaccGTGTGTGAATGATAAACAagtacatttttaatttttcaaatacaaatatcattcatatgtaatttcaaagcatagttttcaaataaataaagtggGTGAACAAAAATACTCACAACTCAAACTTCCAAAatctagaaaataaattaattattaataacaacCATGTTTAGGTGGTCTAGGTCTGGGGTGGGTCTGCGATAAAACCCGGGACCTGCCCTAGACCCTGGGggattcataaaatttaatatcaatttcgCTCAAAGACCCATTTAATTGGACCCAGACCCACTCCATTTTGGGCGGGTCGGGGACGGGTGGTTTACTGGTTTACAGGGACCCCGGACCCATTATCATGCATACTAAACATATTTCCTGTGTATTTATATGCCATAAACACTTGATTTTGCCAACCTGCTTCTTATGAGATGTTCGAAACAACTTATAGACTTCCAAATTGATTTAGTTCTGTTGCTCAAAATTGCGCCACTCGACACACCTTATGTTTCTTTAATATAAGGTGTACGTTGGCCTCATTAGCTAATGATGTTATGCGCATTTTGCTTTAATTGTTTCTATAAAATTGATGTATCTGCTATTCCAGGCCTTGGATTTAATACGGGGAAAGAATGTTTTATTGCTGATGGATTCATCTCTGGAAGGACAATATGCTAATGAAGATGCTACTGCATTGGTTGAACTTGCATCAAAGTGCCTCCAGTATGAGGCAAGGGATCGGCCTGATGTCAAGTTTCTTCTTACGGGAGTAGCACCCCTTCAGAAGCAGAAAGAGGTTATGTTTCAACTTTCATTTGGTTGCATGCTGCACAAGcccccccacacacccaaTTTCAGGCAATCGATCCGTATCCTAACATGATATTATCCTTTTACTCGTCTAGGTTGCATCACATGTGCTTATGGGTCTGACAAAAACGCCTGTGGTCCTACCCACTTTGCTTTCTCCTCTTGGAAAGGCTTGCGCAAGGATGGATCTTACTGCAGTACATGACATTTTACTGAAAACGGGCTATAAAGATGAAGAGGGTGCAGAGAATGAGGTGACCTGATTTGCCCAAATTACTTTGATTTTAAGTATTGCAAGTAGTTCAATTTATAACTCTCTAAATAGGCGTGCTGTTCGGCCTAAAGTAGGATTTCTGGCTTCTCTTGTACAAAACATGGTTTTGAAGCTTTGCTGTGTCTATTTATAACgcgtaaaagaaaattttgtgttaaattttattcatgttTTAATTGGTGAAGCTTTCATTCCAAGAATGGACACAACAAGTTCAAGATATGCTAAACACGAAGAAATTTGGAGATATTGCATTCAGGGACAAAGATTTCAAGAGCGCAATCGACTACTACTCCAAGGTACATGCTTTATGATAAGGTCTCTTTACGTGCAATTTCTCATAGGCTTCATGTTTTATGGTCACAACATGCTAAAGTTTTCGGCTTTGAAGTTTGTTTCTAACTTGACCCTCGAGTGCAGCTAGTATCAATGATGTCTGTTCCATCCGGCACGGTATTCGTGAGACGGGCTCTCTCCTATCTGATGATAGGCCAACCAGAACTAGCACTCAGAGACGCAATGCAGGCTCAGGTTTGTTTGCCTGAGTGGCCGACGGCTTTCTACATGCAGGCCCTCGCCCTTTCTAAGCTTGGAATGGAGACAGACGCTCAAGACATGCTCAACGATGGGGCCTCGTTCGAAGCCAAGAAGCAAAACAGTTGGCGCAACTAAGTTATACGGTTGAAGAACGGTTAGGAATCCGGTTGTCTTGTCGACTGTCGGAATTAGATTCTAGTTTATGACGTTTGATGAGGCGAGAGTAACTTATGGTGTGATCTTACTTTCTCTGTTCTAGTTTAAATAGCTTCATATacacagaaaaaaaatgtataaaggCTTTGCAGGTCAGTTTCTGAGTTGGCTGTTGCTTGTCAAATGCAATGTGCATCAAGGTATGTAATCTGGTGAATTATTAATGATCCTAAATGGATTTGGTTCATTGCACAACATCTACTGCATCTTCAACCCCCTACTGGAGCGGGTGGTTTCTGCACAATCCAACAGTTTTGAATGGACtgattaaattataaccaTTGGATTATAAAATGGTTTTACTCGTATAATCCTATAGTTTTGGATGAACTATTATTGGTCGTCCATCTATTAATGATCCAATGGCGTTGGGTAAATTGATTCCatctatttaatattatgttagggataattatatttatatctccCCGATTTGTAgtaattttgtacaaattattatcttttttgtataattacataaattatgcCAATAACAGAAAATAGGGATGGTTTGTGCAATGATGTTGGTCTTTTTTGGAGtgcatgtataattttttaaaaaatagttctagtgtttgtttttattgtgaaaaaaatattgataccGTTGCTTAAgtattgtttttaatattaaataaaagtcagatataaagaaatgaagttctaataataataataaaaactattttagtaGTTTTAATTCCTCCAAACTacttagatataattttagaatgaataatattttgattaactaaaatcaaatgatGATATCTAcatttctattatatataaagggataattacactctttttctttgagaTTTAGTGTAATGTAACCTTATatgatttggaaaattatatataacactCCTGAGGATTGCTTCTGTATGACAAATAAGTCCGtttgttaatcaaaatttatcaaatttgctaatattaataaaaaatagaaaaaaatatatttaacatcaattgacttattactgacttattgtaggttaaataaatctttttaaaattaaattacccttatacgttttcacgcattaatgcatatgagaaggtatatttttattgttataacgGTAATTtactccaaaaaaattatttgacctgcaataagtcataGTAAGTCAATCAAGAGTAAATATCAGTTTTCATTAAGTTGTTTTgtaaatatcaacaaaagtCGGTAAATTTTAACCAATTGAGGGACTTATatattagacgaaagcaaactttagtggtactaaatgtaattttttaaactataagatttatatgtaattacaccaaattcaGTAGAggaagagtgtaattatcccatataTAAAAAGTGTGAATGCTAACCCTATTTGTTGCTATTGTAACAAGGTATTTCTACCTTTCACATAATactctttttaataatataagtaaaggataattacatttacaccttttgatttatattttgttcacaaaagtacttttattttttagataattatatatacacccaccaaaatcatcaatattatACAAACCGCTCCtggtttgaaaaatcacaTATACATCCCTAAAAAAATGTGAACATCATTAGACAAACTATTCTTGCTTCTTAGCTCTCAAGggtggtttttgtaattatgcaaaaggtaaggatgatttatataaattgaccTATCATCAGGATATACTAATAGAATTGttcctataaataaaaatttgttatatttttatttcatcacttcttttatctttttatgattgcattgaacttatataaatttaaagctactaaaaaatttaggtcgagtttttttcaatataggtaaattgtataaatagataaaaagagaaatacaaCAACACGGTTTAAGCTGTTGAGGCCCCGTCAAACCAAGGGATCCTCCAAAGTCGGAAAAGAGCACCTGTACTAATTACTGAGGGGAGGGTATGACTAAGTATGACATGTCTAATCTCCTCAACTACAGTCCTAGCAAGTGTGTCATATGTACGGTTAGTATACTGAAAGATCCGTTGATTTCGTTCTTGCCGCAAGTGATACACTAACTATGCCAACAGTGCGCGGTATGAAACGTTGATGACGTGTTTTCCCCTCCATTTAAGCGACACCCACTCTACGATAATATTCCACGATCAAATAGAACATCGGACCCGTACAGTCCTTCGAATATCTGCAATGCACTGAAAAACATAATggcactgaaagaataaatgTTCATGTATCTCAGAGATCCCGTCTTGGCAAAAGACACATACCCCGCCGGTGTGGTGCAACCATGGTTTGTTAAGAGTAGATAACTTCCCCAAAATGACAAGTCATAAGATAAATTGGTTGCGGGGAATCTTGAAATGACCCAAGAATAGTAAAATATAGGTCTACCTTAGGTCCTTGAGGACAAAAGAGGTGGTACGCTGTCGCTGTTGTAAAAGTACCGCCATTCAAGTGCCACATAATACGATCCTTCCTACCATGGATGACAGGCAGAAGGTGAATGATCGCCACAAATTCAGTAGTGATTTGCAGCCAGCTCCATTCCCCATTCGCATGACCGAGTGTAGGAGTGTAGCCGGGGGGATGCTCATAATAGTCGGGCCAGTACGAAAATGATGAATCAATTGCCCCAATTGATAGTAAGGAACCTGccaaaggaaaaataaatccCCATTACCAACTTGAAAGTCGATATAAGGTA
The nucleotide sequence above comes from Sesamum indicum cultivar Zhongzhi No. 13 linkage group LG11, S_indicum_v1.0, whole genome shotgun sequence. Encoded proteins:
- the LOC105173429 gene encoding probable serine/threonine-protein kinase At4g35230, with amino-acid sequence MGCLQSKTANVQSPDQEPSQPDSKPDLANGDQVDQDQVPAFKEFGLAELRAATNGFSSDLIVSESGEKAPNVVYRGKLRSNRLVAIKRFSKQSWPDPQQFVAEAAGVGKVRHKRLVNLIGCCAEGDERLLVAEYMPNDTLSKHLFHWDKQPLPWEMRVRVAHHIAQALDHCNTENRKIYHDLNAYRVLFDEDGDPRLSSFGLMKNSRDGKSYSTNLAYTPPEFLRTGRVIPESVIYSYGTVLLDLLSGKHIPPSHALDLIRGKNVLLLMDSSLEGQYANEDATALVELASKCLQYEARDRPDVKFLLTGVAPLQKQKEVASHVLMGLTKTPVVLPTLLSPLGKACARMDLTAVHDILLKTGYKDEEGAENELSFQEWTQQVQDMLNTKKFGDIAFRDKDFKSAIDYYSKLVSMMSVPSGTVFVRRALSYLMIGQPELALRDAMQAQVCLPEWPTAFYMQALALSKLGMETDAQDMLNDGASFEAKKQNSWRN